From one Kwoniella dejecticola CBS 10117 chromosome 2, complete sequence genomic stretch:
- a CDS encoding gamma-glutamyltransferase, which produces MSSSPSPFRRSEEIGETNPLLNGAEAEEDEDESGRPLVQRQISPAWQFWNHPPFKKQVRFNNITDTRSFSQITDEDEQDGESILPISNGGGNGQVKIHKHHHRPLYQRYGQWAMYLILIFVGIVIGAIFSRELWRRNDKLDDGPMVPPVWTLPPPTGLPRNEAYLIQASNGAVASEDKTCSELGLSILRDKNGSAVDAAITTTLCIGLLNAFSSGIGGGGFMVIRIPENHNHTSSSASSDLVDELIDKGEEKVIAIDFRETSPAKSEKEMYGEKRAGRVAAQVGGLAVGVPGELRGLELAHQMYGKLPWEEVVMPVAKLARGWKVSRELARRLRVFGQFMLSSPTWSAVYAPRGPLLVEGDFVQRINYGKTLEIIAREGAQAFYHGDIAESSIKTIGSAGGIMGLDDLKGYKARAYPAIHSRFMGKEVYTTDVPSSGGILLAFLRLLEPFNIPLTGGLKNPLNVHRMLEGMKFAFGARSEITDPAPQFGGNLTRFKEFYEGGWADEKRGMIDDNKTHPIEYYGLQHDTPIDHGTTHLSVLDQWGGGASVTSTVNLIWGSHLMDPKTGIIFNDEQDDFAVPGAADAFGLWPSPWNYPQPGKRPLSSTSASILLTPRTSDSPSSIYAIIGGSGGSRIFPSILQVLLNLFSGMDISESIEAYRVHNQIVPPLTTVEVGPDGSPEELIRDLESRGQEIGEFDVNIGISEVQAIVVDNGTIWAASDSRKNGVAAGY; this is translated from the exons ATgtcttcatcaccatcacctttcAGGCGATCCGAAGAAATCGGAGAGACGAATCCCCTTCTCAATGGcgcagaagcggaagaagatgaagatgaaagtggACGACCATTAGTTCAGAGACAGATTTCACCAGCATGGCAATTCTGGaatcatcctcctttcaAGAAACAAGTTCGGTTTAACAATATTACAGACACGCGAAGTTTCTCTCAAATcacagatgaagatgaacaggATGGGGAATCGATATTACCCATTTCGAACGGAGGCGGAAATGGCCAAGTCAAAATACATAAACATCATCATAGACCGCTATACCAACGATATGGCCAATGGGCGATGTACCTGATTTTGATCTTTGTGGGCATTGTGATAGGCGCGATTTTTTCGAGGGAATTGTGGAGGAGGAATGATAAGTTGGACGATGGACCGATGGTACCGCCCGTATGGACTTTACCTCCT CCAACCGGTCTACCGCGGAACGAAGCATACTTGATCCAAGCCTCAAATGGCGCCGTAGCATCCGAGGACAAAACTTGCTCAGAGCTCGGTCTATCAATTCTAAGAGATAAGAACGGCTCAGCAGTAGACGCAGCAATAACCACCACGTTGTGCATCGGTCTGTTAAATGCCTTTTCGAGTGGGATTGGAGGCGGAGGATTCATGGTCATACGCATACCGGAAAATCATAatcatacctcctcctccgcttcttcgGATCTAGTGGATGAGTTGATAGATAAAGGGGAGGAGAAAGTGATAGCGATTGATTTTAGGGAGACTAGTCCGGCCAAGAGCGAAAAAGAGATGTATGGCGAGAAAAGAGCTGGTCGGGTCGCTGCTCAAGTGGGAGGGTTGGCTGTGGGGGTACCAGGTGAATTGAGGGGTCTAGAATTAG CACACCAGATGTACGGGAAATTACCCTGGGAAGAAGTCGTCATGCCAGTGGCCAAACTGGCGAGGGGATGGAAAGTCAGTAGGGAATTAGCCAGGAGGCTAAGG GTGTTTGG CCAATTCATGCTTTCTTCCCCTACGTGGTCGGCCGTCTATGCCCCTCGCGGACCTTTACTCGTAGAAGGTGATTTTGTACAGAGGATAAATTACGGAAAGACCCTCGAGATTATCGCTCGAGAAGGCGCTCAAGCGTTTTATCATGGGGACATTGCGGAAAGCAGTATAAAAACAATTGGATCTGCTGGCGGGATTATGGGTTTGGACGAT TTGAAGGGCTACAAAGCCCGAGCGTACCCTGCTATCCATTCGAGGTTTATGGGCAAAGAAGTATATACCACTGACGTGCCTTCATC CGGCGGTATACTCTTAGCTTTCCTCAGACTGCTCGAGCCATTCAACATCCCATTAACTGGTGGTCTGAAGAACCCTCTGAACGTACATCGTATGTTAGAAGGTATGAAGTTCGCCTTTGGAGCCCGAAGTGAAATTACAGATCCTGCCCCGCAGTTCGGCGGGAATTTGACGAGGTTCAAGGAGTTTTACGAAGGTGGTTGGGCGGATGAAAAGAGGGGTATGAtcgatgat AATAAGACGCACCCTATCGAATACTATGGGCTGCAGCATGATACCCCGATAGATCACGGTACGACCCACTTGAGCGTTTTGGATCAATGGGGAGGTGGGGCAAGCGTGACTTCGACG GTAAATCTTATTTGGGGAAGTCACTTGATGGACCCGAAGACGGGTATCATATTCAACGATGAACAAG ACGACTTCGCCGTCCCAGGAGCAGCCGATGCGTTCGGTCTATGGCCTAGTCCATGGAATTACCCGCAAccaggaaagag ACCACTATCATCGACCTCAGCATCCATCTTACTTACCCCGCGCACATCCGATTCACCGTCGAGTATATATGCGATTATAGGTGGATCTGGCGGGTCTAGGATATTCCCTTCCATCCTCCAAGTTCTGTTGAACCTGTTTTCCGGGATGGATATCTCGGAATCTATAGAAGCTTATAGAGTGCATAATCAAATCGTACCCCCTCTAACCACTGTCGAAGTTGGTCCGGACGGATCGCCGGAGGAGCTTATTAGGGATTTAGAGAGTAGGGGACAAGAGATAGGGGAGTTCGATGTGAACATTGGAATAAGTGAAG TCCAAGCGATCGTGGTGGACAATGGGACTATCTGGGCTGCGAGTGATTCTAGGAAGAACGGTGTGGCTGCGGGGTACtag